A genomic region of Janthinobacterium lividum contains the following coding sequences:
- a CDS encoding carbon-nitrogen hydrolase family protein, protein MMHTVAAVQMISSPSVEDNLATARRLVAQAAAGGAQLVVLPEYWAIMGKQETDKLAHAEQPGSGPIQDGMAQMARQHGIWLIGGTLPLISGEEGKVLNTTLVYDPQGAPAGRYDKIHLFGFTRGTESYNESRTIVPGAQVRSIETPFGRVGLSICYDLRFPELYRAMGDCALIVVPAAFTHTTGSAHWEVLLRARAIENQCYVLASAQGGLHPNGRRTWGHSMLIDPWGEVKAVLPEGEGVVSGEIDLVFLAGVRESLPALAHRTM, encoded by the coding sequence ATGATGCATACAGTCGCAGCAGTACAAATGATTTCCTCGCCTTCCGTGGAAGACAACCTGGCCACGGCGCGCCGGCTCGTGGCGCAGGCCGCCGCCGGTGGCGCGCAGCTGGTGGTGCTGCCCGAATACTGGGCCATCATGGGCAAGCAGGAAACGGACAAGCTGGCCCACGCGGAACAGCCCGGCAGCGGCCCCATCCAGGATGGCATGGCGCAGATGGCGCGCCAGCACGGCATCTGGCTGATCGGCGGCACCTTGCCCCTGATTTCCGGCGAGGAGGGCAAGGTACTCAATACGACGCTGGTGTACGACCCGCAAGGCGCGCCGGCCGGGCGCTACGACAAGATCCACCTGTTCGGTTTTACGCGCGGCACCGAGTCGTACAATGAATCGCGCACCATCGTGCCGGGCGCGCAGGTGCGCTCGATCGAGACGCCGTTCGGTCGGGTCGGCCTGTCCATCTGCTATGACCTGCGCTTTCCCGAGCTGTACCGCGCCATGGGCGATTGCGCGCTGATCGTCGTGCCGGCCGCGTTTACCCATACGACGGGCAGCGCCCACTGGGAAGTGCTGCTGCGCGCGCGCGCCATCGAAAACCAGTGCTATGTGCTGGCCTCGGCGCAAGGCGGCTTGCATCCGAACGGCCGCCGCACCTGGGGCCACAGCATGCTGATCGACCCGTGGGGCGAAGTGAAAGCCGTGCTGCCCGAAGGCGAGGGCGTGGTCAGCGGCGAGATCGACCTGGTGTTCCTGGCCGGCGTGCGCGAGTCGCTGCCCGCCCTGGCGCACCGCACTATGTGA
- the tldD gene encoding metalloprotease TldD, translating to MKPFEPNLSSLAVARDILLTPFGLDEDKLLKALGTMFTHKVDYADLYFQSTKSEGWSLEEGIVKTGSFSIDQGVGVRAVSGDKTAFAYSDDISERALLEAAAATRTIARAGSGKIKIAGQMLAQGGRSLYLPNDPLASLDATAKVQLLERVEKMARAKDPRVVQVMAGLAGEYDVVLVLRSDGVLAADIRPLVRVSLTVIAEQNGRRETGSAGGGGRFSYDYFSDAVLEQYATDAVNSALVNLEARPAPAGPMTIVLGPGWPGILLHEAIGHGLEGDFNRKGSSTFSGRIGERVAAKGVTVVDDGTLAGRRGSLNIDDEGNPTQCTTLIEDGILKGYIQDTMNARLMKMPVTGNARRESFAHLPMPRMTNTYMLGGDKDPGEILASVKNGLYAVNFGGGQVDITNGKFVFSASEAYMIENGKLSYPVKGATLIGNGPDVLNRVSMIGNDMRLDSGVGVCGKEGQSVPVGVGQPTLRLDGITVGGTA from the coding sequence ATGAAGCCATTTGAACCGAATCTGTCCAGCCTTGCCGTGGCGCGCGATATCCTGCTCACGCCGTTCGGCCTGGATGAAGACAAGCTGTTGAAAGCCCTGGGCACGATGTTTACGCACAAGGTCGACTATGCCGACCTGTACTTCCAGTCGACCAAGAGCGAAGGCTGGAGCCTGGAAGAGGGCATCGTCAAGACGGGCAGTTTTTCCATCGACCAGGGTGTGGGCGTGCGTGCCGTGTCTGGCGACAAGACGGCCTTTGCGTATTCCGACGATATTTCCGAGCGGGCCCTGCTGGAAGCGGCTGCGGCCACGCGTACCATCGCGCGCGCAGGTAGCGGCAAAATCAAGATCGCGGGCCAGATGCTTGCGCAGGGCGGCCGTTCCTTGTACCTGCCCAACGATCCGCTCGCCTCGCTGGATGCCACGGCCAAGGTGCAATTGCTGGAAAGAGTGGAAAAGATGGCGCGGGCGAAAGATCCCAGAGTGGTGCAAGTGATGGCGGGCCTGGCCGGCGAATACGACGTGGTGCTGGTGCTGCGCAGCGATGGCGTGCTGGCGGCCGACATCCGCCCGCTGGTGCGCGTCTCGCTGACGGTGATCGCGGAACAGAATGGCCGCCGCGAAACGGGCTCGGCCGGCGGCGGCGGGCGTTTCAGCTATGACTATTTCAGCGATGCCGTGCTGGAACAATATGCAACGGACGCCGTCAATTCGGCCCTGGTGAACCTGGAAGCGCGCCCGGCGCCCGCCGGCCCCATGACCATCGTGCTGGGACCGGGCTGGCCCGGCATCCTGCTGCACGAAGCGATCGGCCACGGCCTGGAAGGCGATTTCAACCGCAAGGGTTCGTCCACGTTTTCGGGTCGCATCGGCGAACGCGTGGCCGCCAAGGGCGTCACCGTGGTCGATGACGGCACCCTGGCGGGCCGGCGCGGCTCGCTGAATATCGATGACGAGGGCAACCCGACGCAGTGCACGACCCTGATCGAGGACGGCATCCTGAAGGGTTACATCCAGGACACCATGAATGCGCGCCTGATGAAGATGCCCGTGACGGGCAATGCGCGCCGCGAATCGTTTGCCCACCTGCCCATGCCGCGCATGACGAATACATATATGCTGGGTGGCGACAAGGACCCGGGCGAGATCCTCGCGTCCGTCAAGAACGGTTTGTACGCCGTCAACTTCGGCGGCGGCCAGGTCGACATCACGAACGGCAAGTTTGTCTTCTCGGCCAGTGAAGCGTACATGATTGAAAACGGCAAGCTCAGCTACCCGGTGAAAGGGGCGACCCTGATCGGCAACGGCCCGGACGTGCTCAACCGCGTTTCCATGATCGGCAACGACATGCGCCTCGATTCGGGTGTGGGCGTGTGCGGCAAGGAGGGGCAAAGCGTACCCGTGGGCGTGGGGCAGCCGACCTTGCGCCTGGATGGCATTACGGTCGGCGGGACGGCTTAG
- a CDS encoding TonB-dependent receptor gives MTFDCLTFPENRMIPTPSLQSTTFSPPRLGLALASALLSLPVLAQDAAPIARVEITGSNIRRAQAETASAVQTLNAADIEKSGKSSVAELLQTLAVDNQGSVPTSFGNGFAAGASGVSLRGLGTASTLVLLNGRRVAPYGLADDGQKVFADLNIIPLEAVERVEILKDGASAIYGSDAIAGVVNVILRRDYQGTAIKGNYGKTKEWDGRDARAAITHGFGDIDSDRYNVLLNLEYSEKAAIWNRDRAGRGAVGRSDLRDLGFSAQESLSGAGAITTNNAAGSAVNGNVRNPDTLDYYNRGNLAGAGFTRAFPGAACGNFTTHPQGDPGGGCLTDAAQQYGQIQPKQKNINFFGRAAWQLTPALQTYAELNVYHSESHSATTPSTVSGSVGYPGGPVSNAGVSLGAAHPDNPYFGTAARLRYLAADVGPRLSEVNSTFTRFVAGIKGALAGWDIDSALLYSQNKVSNDLNGYLQRDVAFALLNPTTANVAAASLNPAYAALPAGSLWRIAENAGLNSAELYAALSPRISNDAKTHIAQIDFKASREVAKLDGGGLGVAVGAEFRHESTELKPTTGTERGNIIGLGYSAYKGSRNASAIYAEVLAPVLKTVELSGALRADHFTDVGNSYTPKAGVKWTPVRELALRGTFAKGFRAPSAAENGVGGLAAFSTASDPLRCGLGVEAACDPASIAVITSPNPKLSPERSRSYSVGAVWDPLPRTSISVDLWQIRRKNEINQEQTDTAIAEGHVARDPSTATGIAGDPGAITAVLANYVNSAQTTVRGIDIDARQRFSLGSDYGSLVFDLKWTHLYKWLRTEQDGTQRDFAGTHGNCDVSNCMGTPDDRINLGATWERQDWRVTANLNYRAPLDNVLFKNDPDGCATHFADGTDAPRGCRIASFTTVDLTARWLATPKLEVFATVQNLFDKIAPLDPLTYGATGYNPLDYAGAAGRFISAGVKYKF, from the coding sequence ATGACCTTTGACTGCCTGACCTTTCCGGAGAACCGCATGATCCCGACACCATCCTTACAGTCCACCACCTTTTCACCACCCAGACTGGGCCTGGCACTGGCCAGTGCGCTGCTGAGTCTACCCGTCCTGGCGCAGGATGCCGCGCCGATTGCCCGCGTGGAAATCACCGGCTCGAACATCCGCCGCGCGCAGGCGGAAACGGCTTCAGCCGTACAAACCCTGAACGCGGCCGACATTGAAAAGTCGGGCAAGTCCAGCGTGGCCGAACTGCTGCAGACCCTGGCCGTCGACAACCAGGGTTCCGTGCCCACGTCCTTCGGCAATGGCTTTGCCGCCGGTGCTTCCGGCGTGTCGCTGCGGGGCCTCGGCACGGCCTCGACCCTGGTCTTGCTGAATGGCCGCAGGGTGGCGCCGTACGGCCTGGCCGACGATGGCCAGAAAGTGTTTGCCGACCTGAACATCATTCCCCTGGAAGCGGTGGAACGGGTGGAAATCCTCAAGGATGGCGCCTCGGCCATCTACGGTTCGGATGCCATCGCCGGCGTGGTCAACGTGATCCTGCGGCGCGACTACCAGGGCACGGCCATCAAGGGCAATTACGGCAAGACCAAGGAATGGGATGGGCGCGACGCGCGCGCCGCCATCACGCACGGCTTCGGCGACATCGACAGCGACCGCTACAACGTGCTGCTGAATCTCGAATACAGCGAAAAGGCCGCCATCTGGAACCGCGACCGGGCCGGGCGGGGTGCCGTCGGCCGCAGCGACTTGCGCGACCTGGGCTTCAGCGCGCAGGAGTCGCTCAGCGGCGCGGGCGCCATCACCACCAACAATGCGGCCGGCAGCGCCGTCAATGGCAATGTGCGCAATCCCGACACGCTCGACTACTACAACCGCGGCAATCTCGCCGGCGCGGGTTTTACGCGCGCCTTCCCCGGCGCCGCCTGCGGCAACTTCACCACGCACCCGCAAGGCGACCCGGGCGGCGGCTGCCTGACCGATGCGGCGCAACAATACGGCCAGATCCAGCCGAAACAGAAGAACATCAATTTCTTTGGCCGCGCCGCCTGGCAACTGACGCCAGCGTTGCAGACGTATGCCGAATTGAACGTATATCACAGCGAATCGCACTCGGCCACCACGCCATCGACGGTCAGCGGCTCGGTCGGCTACCCGGGCGGCCCTGTCAGCAATGCGGGCGTGTCGCTCGGTGCCGCCCACCCGGACAATCCGTATTTCGGCACGGCGGCGCGGCTGCGCTACCTGGCCGCCGACGTGGGGCCGCGCCTGTCGGAAGTCAATTCCACCTTCACGCGCTTTGTCGCCGGCATCAAGGGCGCGTTGGCGGGCTGGGATATCGACAGCGCCTTGCTGTACTCGCAGAACAAGGTGTCGAACGACTTGAACGGCTACCTGCAGCGCGACGTCGCCTTCGCCCTGCTCAACCCGACTACCGCGAATGTGGCGGCGGCCAGCCTGAACCCCGCGTATGCAGCCCTGCCGGCCGGCAGCCTGTGGCGCATCGCGGAAAACGCAGGCCTCAACTCAGCCGAGCTGTACGCGGCCCTGTCGCCGCGCATTTCCAACGATGCCAAGACGCATATCGCGCAGATCGACTTCAAGGCCAGCCGCGAGGTGGCCAAGCTGGACGGCGGCGGCCTGGGCGTGGCCGTGGGCGCCGAATTCCGCCACGAATCGACCGAACTGAAACCTACCACGGGCACGGAACGGGGCAATATCATTGGCCTCGGCTATTCCGCCTACAAGGGCAGCCGCAATGCCTCGGCCATCTATGCCGAGGTGCTGGCGCCCGTGCTGAAAACCGTGGAACTGTCGGGCGCGCTGCGCGCCGACCATTTCACCGACGTGGGCAATTCCTATACCCCGAAAGCGGGCGTGAAATGGACGCCCGTGCGCGAACTGGCCCTGCGCGGCACCTTCGCCAAGGGCTTCCGCGCGCCCAGCGCGGCGGAAAACGGCGTCGGCGGCCTGGCCGCGTTTTCCACCGCCAGCGATCCGCTGCGCTGCGGGCTCGGCGTGGAAGCGGCTTGCGATCCCGCCTCCATCGCCGTCATCACGTCGCCCAATCCCAAGCTGTCGCCCGAACGTTCGCGCAGCTATTCCGTGGGCGCCGTGTGGGACCCGCTGCCGCGCACCAGTATTTCCGTGGATCTGTGGCAAATCCGCCGCAAGAATGAAATCAACCAGGAGCAAACGGACACCGCCATCGCCGAAGGCCATGTGGCGCGCGACCCGTCGACGGCCACGGGCATCGCCGGCGATCCGGGTGCCATCACGGCCGTGCTGGCCAATTATGTGAATTCGGCGCAAACGACGGTGCGCGGCATCGATATCGACGCGCGTCAGCGCTTCAGCCTGGGCAGCGACTATGGCAGCCTGGTGTTCGACCTGAAATGGACGCACTTGTACAAATGGCTGCGCACGGAGCAGGATGGCACGCAACGCGATTTTGCCGGCACGCATGGCAATTGCGATGTGTCCAACTGCATGGGCACGCCGGACGACCGCATCAACCTGGGTGCCACCTGGGAGCGCCAGGACTGGCGGGTCACGGCCAACCTCAACTACCGCGCGCCGCTCGACAACGTGCTGTTCAAGAATGATCCGGACGGCTGCGCCACGCATTTCGCCGACGGCACGGATGCCCCTCGCGGCTGCCGCATCGCCTCGTTCACCACGGTGGACCTGACGGCCCGCTGGCTGGCCACGCCCAAGCTGGAAGTGTTTGCAACGGTGCAAAACCTGTTCGACAAGATCGCCCCGCTCGATCCGCTCACATATGGCGCCACGGGCTACAACCCGCTCGACTACGCGGGCGCGGCAGGACGCTTCATCAGCGCGGGGGTGAAGTACAAGTTCTGA
- the aroG gene encoding 3-deoxy-7-phosphoheptulonate synthase AroG has translation MPRTDDLRIREMKELTPPSHLIREFACSEQAEQTAASARIALHRILHGQDDRLMVVIGPCSIHDTKAAMEYAGLLVKERARFAGELEIVMRVYFEKPRTTVGWKGLINDPYMDNSFRINDGLRMARELLRDINELGLPAGTEFLDVISPQYIADLISWGAIGARTTESQVHRELASGLSCPVGFKNGTDGNVKIAVEAIKAASQPHHFLSVTKGGHSAIVSTNGNEDCHIILRGGKTPNYDAASVDEACKAIAAQGLAARLMIDASHANSSKKPENQIPVCADIASQVAAGDGRIVGVMVESHLVAGRQDLIPGKELIYGQSVTDGCIDWSASVAVLENLAAAVKQRRLQGDAE, from the coding sequence ATGCCCCGCACCGATGATTTGCGTATTCGCGAAATGAAGGAATTGACCCCGCCGTCCCACCTGATCCGCGAATTTGCCTGCTCGGAGCAAGCCGAACAGACCGCTGCCAGCGCCCGCATTGCCCTGCACCGTATCCTGCATGGCCAGGACGACCGCCTGATGGTGGTGATCGGGCCTTGCTCCATCCACGATACCAAGGCGGCCATGGAATATGCGGGTCTGCTGGTCAAGGAGCGCGCGCGTTTCGCGGGCGAACTGGAAATCGTCATGCGCGTGTACTTCGAGAAGCCGCGCACCACGGTGGGATGGAAGGGCCTGATCAACGATCCGTACATGGACAACAGCTTCCGCATCAACGACGGCTTGCGCATGGCGCGCGAACTGTTGCGCGATATCAATGAGCTGGGTTTGCCGGCTGGCACCGAGTTCCTCGACGTGATCAGCCCGCAATACATCGCTGACCTGATCAGCTGGGGCGCCATCGGCGCGCGCACGACGGAATCGCAGGTGCACCGCGAGCTGGCGTCGGGGCTGTCCTGTCCGGTCGGCTTCAAGAATGGCACGGACGGCAATGTGAAGATCGCCGTGGAAGCCATCAAGGCCGCTTCGCAGCCGCACCATTTTCTTTCCGTCACGAAGGGCGGCCACTCGGCCATCGTCTCGACCAACGGCAACGAGGATTGCCACATCATCTTGCGCGGCGGGAAAACCCCGAACTATGACGCAGCCAGCGTGGACGAGGCGTGCAAGGCCATCGCGGCACAAGGCCTGGCGGCGCGCCTGATGATCGACGCCTCGCATGCGAACAGCTCGAAAAAACCGGAAAACCAGATCCCCGTGTGCGCCGACATCGCCAGCCAGGTGGCGGCGGGCGATGGCCGCATCGTTGGCGTGATGGTGGAATCGCACCTGGTGGCGGGACGCCAGGATTTGATCCCGGGCAAGGAATTGATCTATGGCCAGTCTGTCACGGATGGCTGCATCGACTGGAGCGCCAGCGTGGCCGTGCTGGAAAACCTGGCGGCGGCCGTGAAGCAGCGCCGCTTGCAGGGCGACGCGGAATAA
- a CDS encoding TonB-dependent receptor has product MMIENVISRSLRLMFAGGMALSMHAAYAQETTESPMQRVEVTGSSIKRLASETALPITSIKADDFAKQGLTTAQEVLSTISMNQSSQSSSQSVGSGTGGQSVADLRGIGGDKTLVLLNGRRIASHPFNGSSVDLNIIPISALERVEVLRDGASAIYGTDAIGGVINFITKRSVKGGSVTVEHYEPQKSGGGDESRLNLSGGYGDLNKDGFNVFGVVDVHRQSALSTADRSFSKSGYIPSKGVDNLSGTTFPANFYDTGNGLIGNPAFAGGCVGENLYKNTSGKSTCAMDVTPFIQAIPKTQQESFLGKASFKLNQDHLATIEYLHSRSTNEARISPPPMSNIGILMSSSSPYYPGGSGGVPAMAGLSGEPLDISWRPVASGQRSGFDTSTSDRLVLASEGVLGAWDYNVGLSYSVSKATSAFTGGYLNDQRIIDGIGNGILNPFGEQSAAGQAYLNDSVLKGEYLSAKMTSTAVDAKVSRELFTLPAGAVGFAVGTEFRNDKAEYNVNRDLAGQASSSGYAEAQNQSGSRNIAAIFSELSIPVVKDLELSLAARYDHYNDVGGSFNPKVGVRWQPTSQVLLRGSYNTGFRAPTLYDLHGPQTKTFTANKYDDPRLCPGGVPIPGANSNVACGAQQYIRSGGNPDVGPEKSKTFSAGIVIEPTKSLTVSLDYFKIKLRDKIGTVAEQTLFDNYDKYQSNFIYTADGKLDYVLATLGNLGEMHTSGIDLGLNWKLPRSQYGNFTFNFDGTWVQKYEYQNERGGEFVQNVGVYGDNAPVFRWRHNASLQWNMGKWNATLSNKYMSGYRDQNYVDPQFEQSVKAYSVWSLSGAYSGFKNTEVTVGVKNLLNEDPPFSNQIGTFQSGYDPRYADPLGRTFYVRATYKF; this is encoded by the coding sequence ATGATGATAGAAAATGTAATATCGCGGTCGCTGCGCCTGATGTTTGCAGGCGGCATGGCCCTGAGCATGCACGCCGCGTATGCACAAGAAACAACAGAAAGCCCCATGCAACGCGTGGAAGTCACCGGTTCGAGCATCAAGCGTCTGGCATCGGAAACAGCGCTGCCGATCACCTCGATCAAGGCCGACGATTTCGCCAAGCAAGGCTTGACGACGGCGCAAGAAGTCCTGTCCACCATTTCCATGAACCAGAGCTCGCAAAGCAGCTCGCAATCCGTTGGTTCCGGTACTGGCGGCCAGTCCGTCGCCGACCTGCGCGGCATCGGCGGCGACAAGACCCTGGTCCTGCTGAACGGCCGCCGTATCGCCAGCCACCCGTTCAACGGTTCGTCTGTCGACCTGAACATCATCCCGATTTCCGCCCTGGAGCGCGTCGAAGTGCTGCGTGACGGCGCTTCCGCCATCTACGGCACCGACGCCATCGGCGGCGTGATCAACTTCATCACCAAGCGTTCCGTCAAAGGCGGCTCCGTCACGGTCGAACATTACGAGCCACAGAAATCGGGCGGCGGCGACGAGTCGCGCCTGAACCTGTCCGGCGGCTATGGCGACCTGAACAAAGATGGCTTCAACGTCTTCGGTGTTGTCGACGTACATCGCCAGTCGGCGCTGAGCACGGCCGACCGTTCCTTCTCGAAGAGCGGCTACATCCCGAGCAAGGGCGTGGATAACCTGAGCGGCACCACCTTCCCGGCCAACTTCTACGATACGGGCAATGGCCTGATCGGCAACCCAGCCTTTGCCGGCGGTTGCGTGGGTGAAAACCTGTACAAGAATACCTCGGGCAAGAGCACGTGCGCCATGGATGTCACGCCATTCATCCAGGCCATTCCGAAAACCCAGCAGGAATCCTTCCTGGGCAAGGCCAGCTTCAAGCTGAACCAGGATCACCTGGCCACCATCGAATACCTGCACTCGCGCAGCACCAACGAAGCGCGCATCTCGCCGCCGCCGATGTCGAACATCGGCATCCTCATGTCGTCGAGCTCGCCGTACTACCCGGGCGGCAGCGGCGGTGTGCCAGCCATGGCAGGCCTGTCGGGCGAGCCGCTGGACATCAGCTGGCGTCCAGTGGCGTCGGGCCAGCGCAGCGGTTTCGACACCAGCACCTCGGATCGCCTGGTACTGGCTTCCGAAGGCGTCCTGGGCGCATGGGACTACAACGTCGGCCTGAGCTACTCCGTCAGCAAGGCCACCAGCGCCTTCACGGGCGGCTACCTGAATGACCAGCGCATCATCGACGGTATCGGCAATGGTATCCTGAACCCGTTCGGCGAGCAAAGCGCCGCCGGCCAGGCCTACCTGAATGACTCCGTCCTGAAAGGCGAGTACCTGAGCGCCAAGATGACCAGCACTGCGGTCGACGCCAAAGTCAGCCGTGAGCTGTTCACCCTGCCGGCAGGCGCCGTCGGTTTCGCCGTCGGTACGGAATTCCGCAACGACAAGGCGGAATACAATGTGAACCGCGACCTGGCTGGCCAGGCATCGAGCTCCGGCTACGCCGAAGCGCAGAACCAGTCGGGCAGCCGCAACATCGCCGCCATCTTCTCGGAACTGAGCATTCCTGTCGTGAAAGACCTGGAACTGTCTCTGGCAGCCCGTTATGACCACTACAACGACGTCGGCGGCAGCTTCAACCCGAAAGTCGGCGTGCGCTGGCAGCCAACGAGCCAGGTGCTGCTGCGCGGCTCCTACAACACAGGTTTCCGCGCGCCAACGCTGTATGACCTGCATGGTCCGCAAACCAAGACCTTCACGGCCAACAAGTATGACGATCCACGCCTGTGCCCAGGCGGCGTACCGATCCCTGGCGCCAACAGCAACGTCGCCTGCGGCGCGCAGCAATACATCCGTTCGGGCGGTAATCCGGACGTCGGCCCGGAAAAATCGAAAACCTTCAGCGCCGGTATCGTCATCGAACCGACGAAATCGCTGACCGTCTCGCTCGATTACTTCAAAATCAAGCTGCGCGACAAGATCGGCACCGTGGCCGAACAGACCCTGTTCGACAACTACGATAAATATCAAAGCAACTTCATCTACACGGCTGACGGCAAGCTCGATTACGTGCTGGCGACCCTGGGCAACCTTGGCGAAATGCACACTTCGGGCATCGACCTGGGCCTGAACTGGAAATTGCCACGCAGCCAGTACGGCAACTTCACCTTCAACTTCGATGGCACCTGGGTACAGAAGTATGAGTACCAGAATGAGCGCGGCGGTGAATTCGTGCAAAACGTGGGCGTGTATGGCGACAATGCACCGGTATTCCGCTGGAGACACAATGCCTCCCTGCAATGGAATATGGGCAAGTGGAATGCCACGCTGTCGAACAAGTACATGAGCGGCTACCGCGACCAGAATTATGTCGATCCGCAATTCGAGCAAAGCGTCAAGGCTTACTCGGTATGGTCGCTGTCGGGCGCGTACTCGGGCTTCAAGAACACCGAAGTCACCGTGGGCGTGAAAAACCTGCTGAACGAAGATCCACCGTTCAGTAACCAGATCGGCACATTCCAGTCCGGCTACGATCCGCGTTACGCTGATCCGCTGGGCCGTACTTTCTACGTGCGCGCTACCTACAAGTTCTAA